One genomic window of Halolamina sediminis includes the following:
- a CDS encoding metal-dependent transcriptional regulator — MNTANQYLKAIYLVQRMDDGPAATGRVADSLDVSPASANEMIGKLEERGLAEHEKYKGVTLTDEGIARAESALQTYCIIERFLANVLGVEEFRDEAQQLEPVIDETVAERLDTIIDREDQCPDCFDAEADACCYLAGTCEEASD; from the coding sequence ATGAACACGGCCAATCAGTATCTGAAAGCCATCTACCTGGTCCAGCGCATGGACGACGGCCCCGCGGCGACGGGTCGAGTCGCCGACTCGCTCGACGTGAGCCCCGCCAGCGCCAACGAGATGATCGGCAAGCTGGAGGAGCGCGGGCTCGCCGAACACGAGAAGTACAAGGGCGTCACGCTCACTGACGAGGGGATCGCCCGCGCCGAGAGCGCGCTCCAGACGTACTGTATCATCGAGCGCTTCCTCGCGAACGTCCTCGGCGTCGAGGAGTTCCGCGACGAGGCCCAGCAGCTCGAACCCGTCATCGACGAGACGGTCGCCGAGCGACTCGACACGATCATCGACCGCGAGGACCAGTGTCCGGACTGCTTCGACGCCGAGGCCGACGCGTGCTGTTACCTCGCGGGGACGTGCGAGGAGGCGTCGGACTGA
- a CDS encoding sodium:solute symporter family protein yields the protein MLQSAVSIQIGIVVAYLLLALGVGLVAYRLTDRTAEDYYLASRTLGTVVLLFTTFATLLSAFTFFAGPNIAYGNGPEWILVMGLMDGVIFGVLWYVVGYKQWLVGKAHGYVTLGEMLGDRFGSPLLRGLVAGVSLFWLFPYVMLQQVGAGGALSALTEGAVPYWAGAGLITAFMIVYVVLSGMRGVAWTDTLQGLFMLTMVWAAFVWVLSAVGGVGAATDAIASSNPEFLSLGGGVYSPQWMLSQAIGIAFGVAMFPQVNQRFFVADSEKVLKRTMALWPIVVLLLFVPAFMLGAWAAGLGVPMPESGNILPGLLAEYTPTWFAALVVAGAMAAMMSSSDSMLLSGSSYFTRDLYRPFVNADASERREDLIARIGVAVFATLAFLASLYNPPSLFVIGDTAFGGFAQLAPPVIVALYWSRTTLWGMLAGILGSQLFYTVTTFTPPAGETTTVLGVVVPGVMETFGGWSSSVVGMVVGLVLVVGVSLVTDASVAERPSVLAGPTDD from the coding sequence ATCCTCCAGTCCGCGGTGTCGATCCAGATCGGGATCGTCGTCGCCTACCTCCTGCTCGCGCTGGGGGTGGGGCTGGTCGCCTACCGCCTCACCGACCGCACCGCCGAAGACTACTACCTCGCCTCCCGGACGCTCGGAACCGTGGTGCTGCTGTTCACCACGTTCGCCACCCTCCTGTCGGCGTTCACCTTCTTCGCCGGCCCGAACATCGCCTACGGCAACGGGCCGGAGTGGATCCTCGTGATGGGGCTGATGGACGGGGTGATCTTCGGCGTGCTCTGGTACGTCGTCGGCTACAAGCAGTGGCTCGTCGGGAAGGCACACGGCTACGTCACGCTGGGCGAGATGCTGGGAGATCGCTTCGGCTCGCCGCTGCTCCGCGGGCTCGTCGCCGGCGTCTCGCTATTCTGGCTGTTCCCGTACGTGATGCTCCAGCAGGTCGGGGCTGGCGGCGCGCTGTCGGCGCTCACCGAGGGCGCGGTCCCCTACTGGGCCGGCGCGGGGCTGATCACCGCGTTCATGATCGTCTACGTCGTCCTCTCGGGGATGCGCGGCGTTGCGTGGACGGACACGCTCCAAGGGCTGTTCATGCTCACGATGGTGTGGGCGGCGTTCGTCTGGGTGCTCTCTGCCGTCGGCGGGGTCGGTGCCGCGACCGACGCGATCGCGTCGTCGAACCCGGAGTTCCTCTCGCTGGGTGGCGGCGTCTACTCGCCGCAGTGGATGCTCTCACAGGCTATCGGCATCGCCTTCGGCGTCGCGATGTTCCCGCAAGTCAATCAGCGCTTCTTCGTCGCCGACTCCGAGAAAGTGCTGAAGCGCACGATGGCGCTGTGGCCGATCGTCGTCCTCCTCCTCTTCGTCCCGGCGTTCATGCTCGGCGCGTGGGCGGCCGGGCTGGGCGTCCCGATGCCCGAGAGCGGCAACATCCTCCCGGGGCTGCTCGCGGAGTACACGCCGACGTGGTTCGCAGCGTTGGTCGTCGCGGGCGCGATGGCGGCGATGATGTCCTCCTCGGACTCGATGCTGCTGTCGGGCTCGTCGTACTTCACCCGCGACCTCTACCGGCCGTTCGTCAACGCCGACGCCAGCGAGCGCCGCGAGGACCTGATCGCCCGGATCGGCGTCGCCGTCTTCGCGACGCTGGCGTTCCTCGCCAGCCTCTACAACCCGCCGTCGCTGTTCGTGATCGGCGACACCGCGTTCGGCGGGTTCGCCCAGCTCGCCCCGCCGGTGATCGTCGCGCTCTACTGGTCCCGAACGACGCTGTGGGGGATGCTCGCGGGGATCCTCGGCAGCCAGCTGTTCTACACGGTCACGACGTTTACGCCGCCGGCCGGCGAGACGACGACGGTGCTTGGGGTCGTCGTCCCGGGCGTGATGGAGACGTTCGGCGGCTGGTCGTCGTCGGTGGTCGGGATGGTCGTCGGTCTCGTCCTCGTCGTCGGCGTCTCCCTCGTCACCGACGCCTCGGTCGCCGAACGGCCGTCGGTGCTGGCAGGGCCGACGGACGACTGA
- a CDS encoding thiolase C-terminal domain-containing protein, translating into MTGVRVAGVGLTHFGSHPERTGRDLFAEAALNARADAGVPLDDVEQLNVGNFAGSLSEGQGHMAPLLAEAAGLDCPATRYEEACASAGVAVREAVRTVRSGEADVVLAGGVERMTNQDTAEATEALAIAADELFEVRAGVTFPAAYALMATAYGEAFDVEKDELKTDLANVASKNHDNAIPNEYAQYQRELSVQEALDAPPVAEPLGLFDCCPITDGASAIVLVSEAYAAEHDVSADVAVVGTGQGTDRMALQDRDHLARTPAADDAAAMAYGEAGIDAADVDVAEVHDCFTIAEVLAIESLGLYEPGEGLGAARRGETRADGEVPVNLSGGLKAKGHPVGATGGSQIAEMTRLLRGDHPNSDAVEDAEVGVTHNAGGTVASAVVHVLEVAE; encoded by the coding sequence ATGACTGGTGTGCGCGTGGCTGGCGTGGGGCTCACCCACTTCGGCTCGCACCCCGAACGGACCGGCCGCGACCTGTTCGCCGAGGCCGCGCTGAACGCGCGGGCGGACGCCGGCGTCCCGCTGGACGACGTGGAACAGCTGAACGTCGGCAACTTCGCCGGCTCGCTCTCGGAGGGGCAGGGCCACATGGCACCGCTGCTGGCGGAGGCCGCCGGCCTCGACTGCCCGGCGACGCGCTACGAGGAGGCGTGTGCCTCCGCGGGCGTCGCCGTCCGCGAGGCGGTCCGGACCGTCCGCTCCGGCGAGGCCGACGTGGTGCTCGCCGGCGGCGTCGAGCGCATGACCAACCAAGACACCGCAGAGGCGACGGAGGCGCTGGCGATCGCCGCCGACGAGCTGTTCGAGGTCCGCGCTGGCGTCACATTCCCCGCGGCGTACGCGCTGATGGCGACCGCCTACGGCGAGGCGTTCGACGTTGAGAAGGACGAGCTCAAGACCGACCTCGCGAACGTCGCCTCGAAGAACCACGACAACGCGATCCCCAACGAGTACGCCCAGTACCAGCGCGAACTCTCGGTGCAGGAGGCGCTGGACGCCCCGCCGGTCGCGGAGCCGCTGGGACTGTTCGACTGCTGTCCGATCACCGACGGCGCCTCGGCGATCGTGCTCGTGAGCGAGGCGTACGCCGCCGAACACGACGTGTCGGCCGACGTGGCCGTGGTCGGCACCGGGCAGGGGACCGACCGCATGGCGCTGCAGGACCGCGACCACCTCGCCCGCACACCCGCGGCGGACGACGCGGCCGCGATGGCCTACGGCGAGGCCGGGATCGACGCCGCCGACGTGGACGTGGCGGAAGTCCACGACTGCTTCACGATCGCGGAGGTGCTCGCGATCGAGTCGCTGGGGCTGTACGAGCCCGGCGAGGGGCTCGGCGCCGCCCGTCGCGGCGAGACCCGTGCGGACGGCGAGGTCCCCGTGAACCTCTCCGGCGGGCTGAAAGCGAAGGGTCACCCCGTCGGCGCGACTGGCGGCTCACAGATCGCGGAGATGACCAGACTGCTCCGGGGCGATCATCCCAACAGCGACGCGGTCGAGGACGCCGAGGTCGGCGTCACGCACAACGCGGGTGGGACGGTCGCGTCCGCAGTCGTGCACGTGCTGGAGGTGGCAGAATGA
- a CDS encoding alanyl-tRNA editing protein, protein MTEQLYLEAATVDSFDATVERTVSDDRIVLDRTHFYPEGGGQPADHGTIRTEDGREWRVVDVQKHDGIHHYLEPGEGVDDELPEAGATVTGELDWGRRSSHMRYHTAQHLLSALLLDEYDAETTGNQVRAHKATLDCAYERFGDDELRQVEDRMNELVEQARPVEWYVLDRETAEAELDPERTRLSLLPDSIQEIRIVEIGGVDDGSEPFDRTACAGTHVENTEEIGEVTVTGRETKGSDEERITFELA, encoded by the coding sequence ATGACCGAGCAACTGTATCTGGAAGCCGCCACCGTCGACAGCTTCGACGCGACCGTCGAGCGGACGGTGAGCGACGACCGCATCGTGCTCGACCGGACCCACTTCTACCCCGAGGGGGGCGGCCAGCCTGCCGACCACGGCACGATCAGGACCGAGGACGGCCGCGAGTGGCGGGTCGTCGACGTACAGAAACACGACGGGATCCACCACTACCTCGAACCGGGGGAGGGAGTCGACGACGAACTCCCCGAGGCCGGCGCGACGGTGACGGGCGAACTCGACTGGGGGCGACGGTCCAGTCACATGCGCTACCACACGGCCCAGCACCTGCTGTCGGCGCTGCTGCTCGACGAGTACGACGCCGAGACGACGGGGAATCAGGTGCGAGCCCACAAGGCGACGCTCGACTGCGCCTACGAGCGCTTCGGCGACGACGAACTCCGACAGGTCGAGGATCGGATGAACGAACTCGTCGAGCAGGCTCGCCCGGTGGAGTGGTACGTGCTCGATCGCGAGACCGCGGAGGCGGAGCTCGATCCCGAACGGACGCGGCTCTCGTTGCTGCCTGACTCGATCCAGGAGATTCGGATCGTCGAGATCGGCGGTGTAGACGACGGCTCGGAGCCGTTCGACCGCACTGCCTGCGCAGGCACCCACGTCGAGAACACCGAGGAGATCGGCGAGGTGACCGTGACGGGCCGGGAGACGAAAGGGAGCGACGAGGAGCGGATCACGTTCGAACTCGCATGA
- a CDS encoding zinc ribbon domain-containing protein, with translation MDDIEMPDPQYLRIGPEEFETVLGGFESVGSGIGNVPELTEPVTFDLRYLLDENYEFEATDHRGYVDLVEMFRDAEWVDLDDATLYDGANLEFSTFLAGSGFGSTPTNVTDELTPGGDSDLLAYVPMSWDWERDSEPPAVFIAPGGVAATFDAQTADDVDAALTVTMEHALESAADAGKEPDTSVVSADRIEEFGDECPDCGAVLGGDENFCPTCGHELRTTECPDCGTGLDGGENFCPNCGFEVA, from the coding sequence ATGGACGACATCGAGATGCCCGACCCGCAGTACCTCCGAATCGGCCCCGAAGAGTTCGAGACCGTCCTCGGCGGGTTCGAGAGCGTCGGCAGCGGGATCGGCAACGTCCCGGAGCTCACCGAGCCCGTGACGTTCGACCTCCGGTACCTGCTCGATGAGAACTACGAGTTCGAGGCGACCGACCACCGAGGCTACGTCGATCTCGTAGAGATGTTCCGCGACGCCGAGTGGGTCGACCTCGACGACGCGACGCTGTACGACGGTGCGAACCTCGAGTTCAGCACGTTCCTCGCCGGCTCCGGGTTCGGGTCGACGCCGACGAACGTCACCGACGAACTCACGCCCGGAGGGGACAGCGACCTGCTGGCGTACGTTCCGATGTCGTGGGACTGGGAACGCGACAGCGAGCCGCCGGCGGTGTTTATCGCACCCGGCGGTGTCGCGGCGACGTTCGACGCACAAACCGCTGACGACGTCGACGCCGCGCTGACGGTGACGATGGAGCACGCACTCGAAAGCGCCGCCGACGCCGGAAAGGAGCCGGACACGAGCGTCGTCTCGGCCGATCGGATCGAAGAGTTCGGCGACGAATGTCCCGACTGTGGCGCGGTGCTCGGCGGCGACGAGAACTTCTGTCCCACCTGCGGCCACGAGCTCCGGACGACGGAGTGTCCCGACTGCGGGACGGGCCTCGACGGCGGCGAGAACTTCTGTCCGAACTGTGGCTTCGAAGTGGCCTGA
- a CDS encoding NAD-dependent epimerase/dehydratase family protein: MSDTALVIGGTRFVGRHTVEELLDHGYHVTIFNRGNHDNPFTDREGVDHVEGDRRDDTDLKAAKLSVQPDIVIDCVAHYPADVAIATDVFADVDGYVYISSGDAYGAEEIPKREESTPMRPCTDEQAVDDSGETYGNRKAEGDREIVAAAEEGVNAMSVRPCIIYGPYDYTERMDYWLDRVDSHDRVVVPGDGQNLWHRAYVEDVASALRIVAEDGEPGEFYNVGDRTAVTVEEMLELIADAMDTDIEVVHAGERELAAAGLAPAEFVLYRDYPHLLATGKLADLGWESTPIEEAMARTVEEHRDSDRDGSEHDPGRENEEAVLDVLDTL; encoded by the coding sequence ATGTCCGACACCGCGCTCGTGATCGGCGGCACCCGCTTCGTCGGCCGCCACACCGTCGAGGAACTGCTGGATCACGGCTACCACGTCACGATCTTCAACCGCGGCAACCACGACAACCCCTTCACCGACCGCGAGGGCGTCGACCACGTCGAGGGCGACCGCCGGGACGACACCGACCTGAAGGCTGCCAAGCTGTCGGTCCAGCCCGACATCGTGATCGACTGCGTCGCGCACTACCCCGCGGACGTGGCGATCGCGACCGACGTGTTCGCGGACGTGGACGGCTACGTGTACATCTCCTCGGGCGACGCCTACGGCGCGGAGGAGATCCCCAAACGCGAGGAGTCGACGCCGATGCGCCCCTGCACCGACGAGCAGGCAGTGGACGACTCCGGCGAGACCTACGGCAACCGCAAGGCCGAGGGCGACCGGGAGATCGTCGCGGCCGCCGAGGAGGGCGTGAACGCGATGTCGGTCCGACCCTGCATCATCTACGGCCCGTACGACTACACCGAGCGCATGGACTACTGGCTCGACCGCGTCGACAGCCACGACCGCGTGGTCGTCCCCGGCGACGGGCAGAACCTCTGGCACCGCGCGTACGTCGAGGACGTCGCGAGCGCGCTCCGGATCGTCGCCGAGGACGGCGAGCCCGGGGAGTTCTACAACGTCGGCGACCGCACGGCCGTCACCGTAGAGGAGATGCTCGAGCTGATCGCGGACGCGATGGACACCGATATTGAGGTCGTCCACGCGGGCGAGCGGGAACTCGCGGCTGCGGGGTTGGCGCCGGCGGAGTTCGTGCTGTACCGCGACTACCCGCACCTCCTCGCGACCGGGAAGCTCGCCGACCTCGGCTGGGAGTCGACGCCGATCGAGGAGGCGATGGCTCGAACCGTCGAGGAACACCGCGACTCCGACCGCGACGGGAGCGAGCACGACCCCGGCCGGGAGAACGAGGAGGCGGTGCTGGACGTGTTGGATACGCTCTGA
- a CDS encoding HD domain-containing protein produces MGVEIRDAPVSAEEFAAMEEFVHDYLAASVESEDDGGRMRWYPWHSAEYRFNHIRNVVEIASEIAAAEGANVHVVRVAAVFHDVSKLEAEQDRHADAGARVAREYLQSRGDFPDSFVDEVCNVVADHSYQGPLSDVSLETQCLIEGDVLDKVGANGTVLMLLRMGYEARTHMDAAEMVDRVLERGQEHCDRVESDTAESIGHQRLKRVKWFREWLEGEVAGISEESREMEF; encoded by the coding sequence ATGGGCGTCGAAATAAGGGACGCGCCCGTCTCCGCCGAGGAGTTCGCCGCGATGGAGGAGTTCGTCCACGACTACCTCGCCGCGAGCGTCGAGAGCGAGGACGACGGCGGCCGGATGCGCTGGTACCCGTGGCACTCCGCGGAGTACCGCTTCAACCACATCCGCAACGTCGTCGAGATCGCGAGCGAGATCGCGGCGGCGGAGGGGGCGAACGTCCACGTCGTCCGCGTGGCCGCCGTGTTCCACGACGTGTCCAAGCTCGAAGCCGAGCAGGACCGGCACGCCGACGCCGGCGCCCGCGTGGCCCGCGAGTACCTCCAGAGCCGGGGGGATTTCCCCGACTCCTTCGTCGACGAGGTCTGTAACGTCGTCGCGGACCACTCCTACCAGGGGCCGCTCTCGGACGTGTCGTTGGAGACGCAGTGCCTGATCGAGGGCGACGTGCTGGACAAGGTCGGCGCCAACGGCACCGTCCTGATGCTCCTCCGGATGGGGTACGAGGCCCGCACGCACATGGACGCCGCGGAGATGGTCGACCGCGTGCTCGAACGCGGGCAGGAACACTGCGACCGCGTCGAGAGCGACACCGCCGAGTCGATCGGCCACCAGCGCCTCAAACGCGTGAAGTGGTTCCGCGAGTGGCTGGAGGGGGAGGTCGCCGGCATCAGCGAGGAGAGCCGGGAGATGGAGTTCTGA
- a CDS encoding DoxX family protein — MTDDDRSLSRLGRVALGLGLALQASEDFRDMEDSVEYADSAGVPMPETMAPLGSGTMLLGGLGIAFWRLPRLATGAAATFLAVVTPTMHDFWTEEDGSGERLAFFGNLAMLGGVLVFLREAWRRD, encoded by the coding sequence ATGACCGACGACGACCGATCGCTCTCGCGGCTCGGACGAGTCGCGCTCGGACTCGGCCTCGCACTGCAGGCCAGCGAGGACTTCCGGGATATGGAGGACAGTGTCGAGTACGCCGACTCGGCGGGCGTGCCGATGCCCGAGACGATGGCGCCGCTGGGTTCCGGGACGATGCTTCTTGGCGGGCTCGGGATCGCGTTCTGGCGGCTCCCGCGGCTCGCGACGGGCGCGGCCGCGACGTTCCTCGCGGTGGTGACGCCGACGATGCACGACTTCTGGACCGAGGAGGACGGCAGCGGCGAGCGGCTCGCCTTTTTCGGCAACCTCGCAATGCTCGGCGGCGTACTCGTGTTCCTGCGGGAGGCGTGGCGGCGGGACTGA
- a CDS encoding outer membrane protein assembly factor BamB family protein, with product MPPHSRRALLASLGTAAVAGCLDGGETPTASTPPDGTATGTTTDSPTPEPPDSVDSTWRMPGCDPGFSNATDAAGPTTAVGELWRFADDAALSAPTVAFGSVYVGTADGDVVALDARSSEERWRRSIGESAFTPRIVSETLYVPTDAGIVALGAEGTEQRRIDTPGRDDSTDDSALPPRVSVLATGDSLYWIQLDDAGETPTVVADALDDGSERWRTEVAEPWTRRLFASHDTVFVPSGTEGQRAWRLSAADGKRLTEPDPGYDFPAERLYRDGTVFSTEPFFGGASAAAVGEDGHSWDTGVPPGMHHVSAGPDRLYVGVSSGDEPGLYALSTTDGSEAWDVSVTPTARPVVASESVLLHGEDALHCFDPTDGTERWSRPNDGIGTTMAVADDLLFAADGETLRAFRPR from the coding sequence ATGCCCCCGCACTCGCGGCGCGCCCTCCTCGCGAGCCTCGGCACAGCCGCCGTCGCCGGCTGCCTCGACGGCGGCGAAACGCCGACAGCGTCGACCCCACCGGACGGAACTGCCACCGGAACTACCACCGATTCGCCCACCCCGGAACCACCCGACAGCGTCGACTCGACGTGGCGGATGCCCGGCTGTGACCCCGGGTTCAGCAACGCCACCGACGCCGCCGGCCCCACGACGGCGGTCGGCGAGCTCTGGCGGTTCGCCGACGACGCCGCGCTCTCGGCACCGACCGTCGCGTTCGGGTCGGTGTACGTCGGGACGGCCGACGGCGACGTGGTCGCGCTCGACGCCCGATCCAGCGAGGAGCGGTGGCGTCGGTCGATCGGTGAGTCGGCCTTCACCCCTCGGATCGTCTCCGAGACGCTCTACGTGCCGACGGACGCGGGTATCGTCGCGCTCGGCGCCGAGGGAACCGAGCAGCGGCGGATCGACACGCCGGGACGGGACGACTCGACGGACGACAGCGCGCTCCCGCCCCGAGTGAGCGTCCTCGCGACCGGCGACAGCCTCTACTGGATCCAACTGGACGACGCGGGCGAGACCCCGACTGTCGTCGCCGACGCGCTCGACGACGGGAGCGAACGCTGGCGGACCGAGGTCGCGGAGCCGTGGACGCGCCGCCTGTTCGCCAGCCACGACACCGTGTTCGTCCCCAGCGGCACCGAGGGACAGCGCGCGTGGCGCCTCTCCGCTGCGGACGGGAAGCGACTGACCGAGCCGGACCCGGGGTACGACTTCCCGGCGGAACGGCTCTATCGCGACGGGACGGTGTTCTCGACCGAACCGTTCTTCGGCGGCGCCTCGGCGGCGGCCGTCGGCGAGGACGGGCACAGCTGGGACACCGGGGTTCCGCCCGGAATGCACCACGTGAGCGCCGGCCCGGACCGCCTCTACGTCGGCGTCTCCAGCGGCGACGAGCCGGGCCTGTACGCGCTCTCGACCACCGACGGCAGCGAGGCGTGGGACGTGTCCGTGACGCCGACCGCGCGCCCGGTCGTCGCCAGCGAGTCCGTGCTGCTCCACGGCGAGGACGCCCTCCACTGCTTCGACCCGACTGACGGCACCGAACGCTGGTCGCGGCCGAACGACGGGATCGGCACGACGATGGCCGTCGCCGACGATCTGCTGTTCGCGGCCGATGGGGAGACGCTGCGGGCGTTCCGCCCGCGGTGA
- a CDS encoding pyridoxal-phosphate dependent enzyme: MFSDAFVGLACTDCDASLTVEDAEPEAIAGAGPCPDCGAPRVPEYDLGRVDSDAVRAGPRAWDRDAVLPFTAETALSAAEGATPSVDAPRIADELGLGSVEIKDEARNPTGSVLDRGLSAAVTAADAAGAELVACASPGNAGQSMAAYAGRVDLRSYAFVPTRSPFSNKAMVNVHGGEMKVVPGRLGDAVDALAEELQSDYVDLGAFASPFRHDGLKTVAYELLADRGWKTPDAVVLPAGTGELVVGVVDGLQECRELGLIDDLPTVYAVQAAGCAPIAAAWEAGTIATEPWETPDTIVGELEVADPPGGDLALAALEEVDGEALTVEDADALESAVAVASTETVEVGLAGGVAAAGLWALAEDGTLAEDDEAVVLNTEAATKAPDVLRSHLMGQGV; the protein is encoded by the coding sequence ATGTTTAGCGACGCGTTCGTCGGACTCGCCTGCACCGACTGCGACGCCAGTCTCACCGTCGAGGACGCCGAGCCCGAAGCCATCGCCGGCGCCGGCCCGTGTCCCGACTGTGGCGCGCCCCGGGTGCCGGAGTACGATCTCGGCCGCGTGGATTCCGACGCGGTCCGTGCGGGCCCGCGAGCCTGGGACCGCGACGCCGTGCTCCCGTTCACGGCGGAGACGGCGCTCTCCGCCGCGGAGGGCGCCACCCCGAGTGTCGACGCGCCCCGAATCGCCGACGAACTCGGCCTCGGGAGCGTCGAGATCAAAGACGAGGCGCGCAACCCCACCGGCTCGGTGCTCGACCGCGGGCTCTCCGCAGCCGTGACCGCCGCCGACGCCGCCGGCGCGGAGCTCGTTGCCTGCGCGTCGCCGGGCAACGCCGGCCAGTCGATGGCGGCCTACGCCGGCCGGGTGGACCTGCGCTCGTACGCGTTCGTCCCGACGCGGTCGCCGTTCTCGAACAAGGCGATGGTGAACGTCCACGGCGGCGAGATGAAGGTCGTCCCCGGCCGGCTCGGCGACGCGGTCGACGCGCTCGCCGAGGAGCTCCAGTCCGACTACGTCGATCTGGGGGCGTTCGCCTCGCCGTTCCGCCACGACGGGCTGAAGACAGTCGCTTACGAACTGCTCGCGGATCGGGGCTGGAAGACGCCGGACGCCGTCGTGCTCCCCGCGGGGACGGGCGAGCTGGTCGTCGGCGTCGTCGACGGCCTGCAGGAGTGCCGGGAGCTCGGGCTGATCGACGACCTGCCGACGGTGTACGCCGTGCAGGCGGCCGGCTGCGCGCCGATCGCGGCGGCGTGGGAGGCGGGGACGATCGCGACCGAGCCCTGGGAGACGCCGGACACGATCGTCGGCGAACTCGAGGTCGCGGATCCGCCGGGCGGCGATCTCGCGCTCGCCGCGCTGGAGGAGGTCGACGGCGAGGCGCTGACCGTCGAGGACGCCGACGCACTGGAGAGCGCGGTTGCGGTGGCCTCGACGGAGACCGTCGAGGTGGGGCTGGCCGGCGGCGTCGCCGCGGCGGGGCTGTGGGCGCTCGCCGAGGACGGCACGCTCGCCGAGGACGACGAGGCGGTCGTGCTGAACACCGAGGCGGCGACGAAGGCGCCGGACGTGCTCCGGAGCCACCTGATGGGACAGGGCGTCTGA
- a CDS encoding DUF3311 domain-containing protein, whose translation MPNRTSSFAWGAILFVLMALAIPWFLWDRSAVVAGLPVWLWWHIGWMVLASVVFAVFTRRGWGVWMGRWSA comes from the coding sequence ATGCCGAACCGAACCAGCTCGTTCGCGTGGGGAGCGATCCTGTTCGTGCTGATGGCGCTGGCGATCCCGTGGTTCCTCTGGGACCGCTCGGCCGTCGTCGCCGGCCTCCCGGTCTGGCTCTGGTGGCATATCGGCTGGATGGTGCTCGCGTCGGTCGTTTTCGCCGTGTTCACACGGCGCGGCTGGGGTGTCTGGATGGGGAGGTGGTCGGCGTGA
- a CDS encoding ring-cleaving dioxygenase, with protein sequence MADPTPTPGIHHVTCVAGDPQRNMDFWAETLGLRLVKRSINQDDPSTYHFFFGDAEGTPGTSMTFFPWEDLPQGKVGSGQVSRVAFRVPEGSLDYWEERFDEHGVDYDERVERFSETGLPFRDPDGLPLELVETEIGDDDPTTAWTEFVPADAAIRGFHSVTLWLADPDPTEELLETMGFDRVGTEQAEGDTPGDERTRFAAEGPVGKYVDVLPTIQGGRNGHGTVHHVAFQTPTDEDQEGMRSAVRSRGLNPTAQIDRHWFRSVYFREHAGVLFELATNGPGYDSDEPLDDLGGRLVLPGKFEGRREEIETGLPDVTVPSPDPVDADD encoded by the coding sequence ATGGCTGACCCAACACCGACGCCGGGGATCCACCACGTCACCTGCGTCGCCGGCGACCCACAGCGGAACATGGATTTCTGGGCCGAGACCCTCGGCCTCCGGCTCGTCAAGCGCTCGATCAATCAGGACGACCCGAGCACGTACCACTTCTTCTTCGGCGACGCCGAGGGGACGCCCGGGACGAGCATGACGTTCTTCCCGTGGGAGGATCTCCCACAGGGGAAGGTCGGCTCCGGGCAGGTCTCCCGGGTGGCGTTCCGGGTCCCCGAGGGGAGCCTCGACTACTGGGAGGAGCGCTTCGACGAGCACGGCGTCGACTACGACGAGCGCGTCGAGCGGTTCAGCGAGACCGGCCTGCCGTTCCGCGACCCCGACGGCCTCCCCCTCGAACTGGTCGAGACCGAGATCGGTGACGACGACCCGACGACCGCGTGGACGGAGTTCGTCCCCGCTGACGCCGCGATCCGGGGCTTCCACTCGGTGACGCTGTGGCTCGCCGATCCCGACCCGACAGAGGAACTGCTGGAGACGATGGGGTTCGACCGCGTCGGTACCGAGCAGGCCGAGGGCGACACGCCCGGCGACGAGCGGACTCGCTTCGCCGCCGAGGGGCCCGTGGGCAAGTACGTCGACGTGCTGCCGACGATTCAGGGCGGGCGCAACGGCCACGGCACCGTCCACCACGTCGCGTTCCAGACCCCGACCGACGAGGATCAGGAAGGGATGCGGTCGGCCGTCCGCTCGCGCGGTCTCAATCCAACCGCACAGATCGATCGCCACTGGTTCCGCTCGGTGTACTTCCGTGAACACGCCGGCGTGCTGTTCGAGCTCGCGACCAACGGCCCCGGCTACGACAGCGACGAACCGCTCGACGACCTCGGCGGCCGACTCGTCCTCCCCGGGAAGTTCGAGGGCCGCCGCGAGGAGATCGAGACCGGCCTTCCCGACGTGACGGTCCCCAGCCCCGACCCTGTCGACGCCGACGACTGA